Proteins found in one Paenibacillus dendritiformis genomic segment:
- a CDS encoding DUF3055 domain-containing protein: MSAHELDFLADHTEETSTRFVTFIGGSMRRFDLALTATTRFYGKTLVTDLQSGLTAILGQDDLEEEGYLEHFYRLTDEEAADLRQFLSLVVGAAHFND; the protein is encoded by the coding sequence ATGAGTGCACATGAACTCGATTTTTTAGCCGATCATACCGAAGAGACGTCAACGAGGTTCGTTACGTTTATCGGCGGCAGCATGCGCCGCTTCGATCTCGCGCTTACCGCGACCACCCGCTTCTATGGCAAGACGCTCGTCACCGATCTGCAGAGCGGCCTGACCGCCATTCTCGGACAGGACGATCTGGAGGAGGAAGGCTATCTTGAGCACTTCTACCGGTTAACGGATGAAGAGGCCGCCGATCTCCGCCAATTCCTGTCCCTTGTCGTCGGCGCGGCGCATTTTAACGATTGA
- a CDS encoding phosphodiester glycosidase family protein, translated as MRELNQDNVCQAPSERRASRWRSCLAGLIAFGLLWTWTPGAEVQDGSSAAPGVVVAAGKPASKVSTSVKRVSLGRKIFRVTTVRVPKGMKPHVSFGKDRFGTTATMTRTAKRTGAKAAVNGTYFEAYGGRPEPYGTIINRGRVEHTSNYGTAIGFRPDGRAVMDSLRIEISGQVTNAATERTSSWYAYFVNRTPKRDGSAAVLYTPLRGNSLGFAYGRAVVVRGGVVKKVTAGRNVSIPKDGYVLVFTGTEKPMADRFHVGDQVTMSIRYTDRLGRPIDWDDVQVALGGGPRLVKDGKVALNPRAEGFKEDKILSKSAMRSGIGILPDGSILLATVPSATMKQWAEIWKKLGAVQAMNLDGGASSGLIANGRVVTRPGRELSNVLWFSE; from the coding sequence ATGAGAGAGTTGAATCAGGATAACGTATGCCAGGCTCCTTCCGAACGCCGTGCCAGCCGATGGCGTTCCTGCCTTGCGGGCCTGATCGCATTCGGCCTGTTATGGACGTGGACGCCGGGAGCGGAGGTGCAGGACGGCAGCTCCGCGGCGCCAGGCGTCGTCGTCGCGGCAGGCAAGCCGGCGAGCAAGGTGAGCACATCGGTGAAGCGGGTCTCCCTCGGCCGCAAGATCTTCCGCGTGACGACCGTGCGCGTGCCGAAAGGAATGAAGCCGCATGTCTCCTTCGGCAAGGACCGCTTCGGCACGACCGCGACGATGACCCGCACCGCGAAGCGGACTGGGGCGAAGGCGGCAGTGAACGGAACGTACTTCGAGGCGTATGGCGGCCGGCCCGAGCCGTATGGAACCATTATTAATCGCGGCCGGGTCGAGCATACGAGCAACTACGGCACGGCCATCGGCTTCCGTCCGGACGGGCGGGCCGTAATGGACAGCCTGCGCATCGAGATTAGCGGTCAAGTGACGAACGCGGCCACCGAACGCACTTCGTCATGGTATGCGTATTTCGTCAATCGGACGCCGAAGCGGGACGGCAGCGCAGCCGTATTGTACACGCCGCTGCGCGGCAACTCGCTCGGCTTCGCCTACGGCCGGGCCGTCGTCGTTCGCGGCGGCGTCGTGAAGAAGGTGACGGCGGGCCGCAATGTGAGCATTCCGAAGGACGGATATGTGCTTGTATTTACGGGAACGGAGAAGCCGATGGCCGATCGGTTCCATGTCGGGGATCAAGTAACGATGTCGATTCGTTACACGGATCGGCTGGGCCGTCCGATCGACTGGGACGACGTGCAGGTTGCGCTGGGCGGCGGCCCCCGGCTCGTGAAGGATGGCAAGGTGGCATTGAATCCGCGGGCGGAAGGCTTCAAGGAGGACAAAATATTGTCCAAGTCGGCAATGCGGAGCGGTATCGGCATCCTGCCCGACGGCTCGATACTGTTGGCGACGGTTCCATCCGCGACGATGAAGCAGTGGGCAGAAATATGGAAGAAGCTGGGTGCCGTGCAAGCGATGAATCTGGACGGCGGCGCTTCCTCCGGGTTGATCGCCAACGGCAGGGTCGTGACCAGACCGGGACGGGAGCTGAGCAATGTGCTCTGGTTCTCTGAGTAA
- a CDS encoding 5'-3' exonuclease — MWDTDMMSEPAEPRMLLVDGMALLFRAYYATAYGGSIRRMKDGTPTNAVYGFMRYFWDAVKRFEPTHIACCWDLGSKTFRAEQFDQYKANRAECPDDLVPQFQLIRDVMDSFHIPNVSAEGYEADDCIGTLSRVFRDEMEVYVLTGDHDMLQLVHERTRVVIMKKGQGNYAVYCPQTLMEEKQLTPEQIIDVKGLMGDPSDNYPGVRGIGEKTALKLIQQYSSIDGILANMSSLPAGVRTKIEADLEMLHLSRRLARIHCEAPVVCEAGQCVFRPQRDAVAAMFEQLEMTSILRLIETA; from the coding sequence ATGTGGGATACGGACATGATGTCCGAACCGGCCGAGCCGCGCATGCTGCTGGTGGACGGGATGGCTCTGCTGTTCCGCGCGTATTACGCCACCGCATACGGCGGGTCGATCCGCCGCATGAAGGACGGTACGCCGACCAATGCCGTCTATGGATTCATGCGTTATTTCTGGGATGCGGTCAAGCGGTTCGAGCCGACGCATATCGCCTGCTGCTGGGATCTGGGGAGCAAGACGTTCCGGGCGGAGCAGTTCGATCAGTATAAGGCGAACCGGGCCGAATGCCCCGACGATCTGGTGCCGCAGTTCCAATTGATCCGCGACGTCATGGACAGCTTCCATATTCCGAATGTGTCGGCCGAAGGCTACGAGGCCGATGATTGCATCGGCACGCTGTCGCGGGTGTTCCGGGATGAGATGGAAGTGTATGTATTGACAGGCGACCATGACATGCTTCAATTGGTGCATGAACGCACCCGCGTCGTCATCATGAAGAAGGGGCAAGGCAACTATGCCGTCTATTGCCCGCAGACGCTGATGGAAGAGAAGCAGCTTACACCGGAGCAGATTATCGATGTGAAGGGACTGATGGGCGATCCGTCGGACAATTATCCGGGTGTCCGCGGAATCGGCGAGAAGACGGCCCTCAAGCTGATTCAGCAATATTCGTCGATAGACGGGATTCTTGCCAATATGAGCTCGCTCCCGGCAGGCGTTCGCACCAAGATCGAGGCGGATCTGGAGATGCTCCATCTGTCGCGGCGGCTGGCGCGCATCCATTGCGAAGCGCCGGTTGTATGCGAAGCCGGTCAATGTGTGTTCCGGCCGCAGCGGGATGCGGTCGCGGCCATGTTCGAGCAGCTTGAGATGACGAGCATTCTTCGTCTGATCGAGACGGCCTAA
- a CDS encoding arsenate reductase family protein — MKVTVYHYAKCGTCRKAIQWLKEQGLELELVPIVEQPPSERELEEMIERSGLELKKWFNTSGEVYKELKLKDKLPQMSREEQIKLLASNGKLIKRPVVTDGKRVTVGFREDNYRDTWTTAAKHG; from the coding sequence GTGAAGGTAACGGTCTATCATTATGCGAAATGCGGCACTTGCCGCAAAGCGATTCAATGGCTGAAGGAGCAGGGGCTTGAACTGGAGCTGGTGCCGATCGTTGAGCAGCCGCCTAGCGAGCGGGAGCTGGAGGAGATGATTGAGCGGAGCGGTCTGGAACTGAAAAAGTGGTTCAATACGAGCGGGGAAGTCTATAAGGAGCTGAAGCTGAAGGACAAGCTGCCTCAGATGAGCCGCGAGGAGCAGATCAAGCTGCTTGCCTCGAACGGCAAGCTCATCAAGCGTCCGGTTGTCACGGATGGCAAGCGGGTAACGGTCGGCTTCCGCGAAGACAATTACCGCGATACGTGGACGACCGCGGCCAAGCACGGCTGA
- a CDS encoding RluA family pseudouridine synthase: MTEPNGRKLAAELEYVVSEGDEGIQLRAVLRSRLNLSRRLLTRLKTMEAAITVNGLTERSGRPLSVRERLHAGDVVHVRIEEETVESILPEPIPIDIVYEDDDILVLNKPAGIVVHPTKGYPGGTLANGVVHYWRAKGELTRFRPANRLDQETSGLLIVAKHGHAHHQLADQMQTDDIWKGYEAFVYGVPSPQEGTIRAPIDRDKTEPHLRVVTEDGYDSITHYRVLEAYGEEASLVSCRLETGRTHQIRVHMKHIGCPLLGDKFYFGGQAVSPWLAGALQPLTRHALHAAELRFKHPMTGEPMHFTAPLPDDLLALRERLLHGRQQ, translated from the coding sequence ATGACGGAGCCTAACGGACGGAAGCTTGCCGCGGAGCTCGAATATGTCGTGTCAGAAGGCGACGAAGGGATTCAACTGCGGGCCGTGCTGCGCTCGCGGCTGAATCTGTCGCGCCGGCTGCTAACCCGGCTGAAGACGATGGAAGCGGCCATTACGGTGAACGGGCTGACCGAGCGAAGCGGCAGGCCGCTTAGTGTAAGAGAGCGCCTCCATGCCGGGGATGTCGTTCATGTGCGGATCGAGGAGGAGACGGTCGAATCGATACTGCCCGAGCCGATCCCGATTGATATCGTGTACGAGGACGACGATATTCTGGTGCTGAACAAGCCGGCGGGGATCGTCGTCCATCCGACGAAGGGCTACCCGGGAGGGACGCTGGCGAACGGGGTTGTGCATTACTGGCGCGCCAAGGGGGAGCTGACCCGCTTCCGGCCGGCGAACCGGCTTGATCAGGAGACCTCCGGCCTGCTCATCGTCGCGAAGCATGGCCATGCCCATCATCAGCTGGCGGATCAGATGCAGACGGATGACATCTGGAAAGGATATGAGGCGTTCGTCTATGGCGTCCCTTCGCCGCAGGAGGGCACGATCCGGGCTCCGATTGACCGGGACAAGACGGAGCCTCATTTGCGTGTCGTGACGGAGGACGGCTATGATTCGATTACCCATTACCGGGTGCTGGAGGCGTACGGTGAGGAAGCGTCCCTCGTATCCTGCCGCTTGGAGACGGGGCGGACGCATCAGATTCGCGTTCATATGAAGCATATCGGGTGCCCGCTGCTGGGGGACAAGTTCTACTTCGGCGGGCAGGCGGTCTCGCCATGGCTCGCCGGGGCGCTGCAGCCGTTGACCCGGCATGCGCTGCATGCGGCCGAGCTGCGGTTCAAGCACCCGATGACAGGGGAGCCGATGCATTTCACGGCTCCGCTGCCGGATGATCTGCTGGCGCTGCGGGAGCGCCTGCTGCATGGGCGGCAGCAGTGA
- a CDS encoding cob(I)yrinic acid a,c-diamide adenosyltransferase, producing the protein MRIYTRTGDEGTTSLIGGRVSKDHLRVDAYGELDELNSFIGWAAACCQGDAYEELRNQLIEIQHEVFDCGSDVAYAEKKQGEVVYKVHAEQVARLEAWIDEHNAHTEAIRKFILPGGSEAASALHVCRTVCRRAERRLVTLAREETVHQQVMKYVNRLSDYFFVAARRANAIASVPDEEYVRSAEVFRRRSRHDGA; encoded by the coding sequence GTGAGAATATATACGCGGACAGGGGACGAAGGAACGACATCGCTTATCGGGGGCCGGGTGTCCAAGGATCATTTGCGGGTGGATGCCTATGGCGAGCTCGATGAATTGAATTCGTTCATAGGCTGGGCGGCGGCATGCTGCCAGGGAGATGCTTATGAGGAGCTCCGCAACCAACTGATCGAGATCCAGCATGAAGTGTTCGATTGCGGATCCGATGTCGCCTATGCGGAGAAGAAGCAAGGCGAGGTTGTCTATAAGGTGCATGCGGAGCAGGTGGCACGGCTGGAAGCCTGGATTGACGAGCATAATGCGCACACGGAAGCGATCCGCAAGTTCATTTTGCCGGGAGGCAGCGAGGCGGCCTCGGCGCTTCATGTGTGCCGGACAGTATGCCGCCGCGCCGAACGGCGCCTCGTGACGCTGGCTCGGGAAGAAACCGTGCACCAGCAAGTGATGAAATATGTGAATCGGCTCTCGGATTACTTCTTCGTCGCCGCCCGCCGGGCCAATGCGATTGCTTCGGTTCCCGATGAAGAATATGTGCGGAGCGCGGAAGTCTTCCGCCGCAGATCCCGTCATGACGGAGCCTAA
- a CDS encoding bifunctional adenosylcobinamide kinase/adenosylcobinamide-phosphate guanylyltransferase, producing MEGVSVIIGITGGHGSGKTSFALSYAAGFGREGLYLSTLHTSLPDGMPDSSRCRWQHLPAGEELPGLLHRINEESNLFRAERRVVVVDSVTSYLAGVHAQLWKKRPEGDNEEYDAIYIEEIAAARKRLQDALLAFQGRLFLITNDPPAYTPFTDPKERRYIIEHAALNRELARRSHQWFRLEAGMPEEVSARRFRG from the coding sequence ATGGAGGGAGTCAGTGTGATTATCGGGATTACCGGAGGCCATGGCAGCGGGAAGACATCGTTCGCGTTGTCCTATGCGGCAGGATTCGGCCGTGAAGGGCTGTACCTGTCGACGTTACATACGAGCCTTCCCGATGGTATGCCCGATTCTTCCCGTTGCCGGTGGCAGCATCTGCCGGCGGGGGAAGAGCTGCCGGGACTTCTGCATCGGATTAATGAAGAGTCCAATCTGTTCCGGGCGGAACGGAGGGTCGTGGTCGTGGACAGTGTCACCTCCTATCTCGCAGGCGTCCATGCGCAGCTATGGAAGAAGCGTCCGGAAGGCGATAATGAAGAATATGACGCCATATATATAGAGGAGATCGCCGCCGCCCGCAAGCGGCTGCAGGATGCCTTACTCGCATTTCAGGGGAGGCTGTTCCTGATTACGAACGATCCGCCGGCTTACACGCCGTTCACGGATCCGAAGGAACGGCGCTATATTATCGAGCACGCGGCTCTCAATCGGGAGCTTGCACGCCGCAGTCATCAATGGTTCCGGCTCGAGGCAGGGATGCCGGAGGAGGTATCGGCCAGGAGGTTCAGAGGCTGA